In Colletotrichum higginsianum IMI 349063 chromosome 1, whole genome shotgun sequence, one genomic interval encodes:
- a CDS encoding 5-methyltetrahydropteroyltriglutamate-homocysteine S-methyltransferase, which yields MVQSSVLGFPRMGVNRDLKKANEAYWGGKLSREDLLAEGKRLRLAHWKIQKDAGVDIIPSNDFAYYDQVLDHIQLFNAIPPRYAETKLEPIDEYFAMGRGHQKDGIDVPSLEMVKWFDSNYHYVKPTFQDGQTFKLASDPKPVREFNEAKEAGIVTRPVLLGPVSFLHLGKPDRGQSVDPISLLDKLVPVYVELLKQLKAAGAETVQIDEPILVFDLPQKSKDAFKPAYEKLVGAGLPNLVLATYFGDIVHNFDVLPALSNVYGLHVDLVRNPEQLGPVLEKLGPKQVFSAGVVDGRNIWKTNFQRAIDTVKQAIAKVGEERVIVATSSSLLHTPHTLTSEKKLPEEVYRWFSFASEKAVEVAIIAKAITDAASVKAQLEENAKDVQSRATSARTNDPNVKKRQSEVTPEMHNRKSEFPKRIEAQKTHLKLPLFPTTTIGSFPQTKEIRIQRNKFTKGEITAQEYEKFLEKEMDEVIAIQNELDLDVLVHGEPERNDMVQYFGERMDGYVFTTHAWVQSYGSRCVRPPIVVGDISRRNNEPMTVKESKYAAAHSKRTMKGMLTGPITCLRWSFPRDDVHQSVQAQQLALALRDEVVDLEAAGIYCIQVDEPALREGLPLRSGKEREAYLKWAVDSFKLSTAGVEDSTQIHSHFCYSEFQDFFHAIAALDADVLSIENSKSDAKLLRVFEEKAYPRHIGPGVYDIHSPRVPSLEEIKTRIEEMLNNGLRPEQLWINPDCGLKTRQWAETKAALSNMVNAAKFFREKYANKA from the exons ATGGTTCAGTCTTCGGTTCTTGGTTTCCCCCGTATGGGTGTGAACCGTGACCTCAAGAAGGCCAACGAGGCCTACTGGGGCGGCAAGCTCTCCCGCgaggacctcctcgccgagggcaagagACTCCGTCTTGCCCACTGGAAGATCCAGAaggatgccggcgtcgacatcatccCCTCCAACGACTTTGCCTACTACGACCAGGTCCTCGACCACATCCAGCTCTTCAAC GCCATCCCTCCCCGTTATGCCGAGACCAAGCTCGAGCCCATTGACGAGTACTTCGCCATGGGCCGTGGTCACCAGAAGGACGGCATCGACGTCCCCTCTCTG GAAATGGTCAAGTGGTTCGACTCTAACTACCACTACGTCAAGCCTACCTTCCAGGATGGCCAGACCTTCAAGCTCGCCTCCGACCCCAAGCCCGTTCGTGAGTtcaacgaggccaaggaggccggcATCGTAACCCGCCCCGTCCTTCTGGGACCCGTTTCTTTCCTCCACCTCGGCAAGCCCGACCGTGGCCAGTCCGTTGACCCCATCTccctcctcgacaagctcgtccCTGTCTACGTCGAGCTCCTGAAGCAGCTCAAGGCTGCCGGTGCCGAGACTGTCCAGATCGATGAGCCCATCCTGGTCTTCGACCTCCCCCAGAAGTCCAAGGACGCCTTCAAGCCCGCCtacgagaagctcgtcggcgccggcctcccCAACCTGGTCCTGGCCACCTACTTCGGTGACATCGTCCACAACTTCGATGTCCTCCCCGCCCTCAGCAACGTCTACGGTCTCCACGTCGACCTTGTCCGCAACCCTGAGCAGCTCGGCCCCGttctcgagaagctcggccCCAAGCAGGTCTTCTCTGCcggtgtcgtcgacggccgcaaCATCTGGAAGACCAACTTCCAGCGTGCCATTGACACCGTCAagcaggccatcgccaaggtcggcgaggagcgTGTCATCGTCGCCACCTCCAGCTCCCTCCTCCACACTCCCCACACCCTCACCTCTGAGAAGAAGCTGCCCGAGGAGGTCTACCGCTGGTTCTCCTTCGCCTCCGAGAAGGCTGTCGAGgttgccatcatcgccaaggccatcaccgacgctgcctccgtcaaggcccagctcgaggagaacGCCAAGGACGTCCAGTCCCGCGCCACCTCTGCCCGCACCAACGACCCCAACGTCAAGAAGCGCCAGTCCGAGGTCACCCCTGAGATGCACAACCGCAAGTCTGAGTTCCCCAAGCGTATCGAGGCTCAGAAGACCCACCTGAAgctccccctcttccccaccaccaccatcggcTCCTTCCCCCAGACCAAGGAGATCCGTATCCAGCGCAACAAGTTCACCAAGGGCGAGATCACGGCCCAGGAGTACGAGAAGttcctcgagaaggagatggacgaggtcatcgccatccagaacgagctcgacctggacgtcctcgtccacggTGAGCCCGAGCGTAACGACATGGTCCAGTACTTTGGTGAGCGCATGGACGGTTACGTCTTCACCACCCACGCCTGGGTCCAGTCTTACGGCTCGCGCTGCGTCCGTCCCCCCATCGTTGTCGGTGACATCTCTCGCCGCAACAACGAGCCCATGACCGTCAAGGAGTCCAAGTACGCCGCTGCTCACTCCAAGCGCACCATGAAGGGCATGCTCACCGGCCCCATCACCTGCTTGCGCTGGTCTTTCCCCCGTGACGACGTCCACCAGTCCGTTCAGGCCCAGCAGCTCGCTCTGGCCCTCcgcgacgaggtcgtcgacctcgaggccgccggcatcTACTGCATCCAGGTCGACGAGCCTGCTCTGCGTGAGGGTCTCCCTCTCCGCTCCGGCAAGGAGCGCGAGGCCTACCTCAAGTGGGCCGTCGACTCCTTCAAGCTGTCGACCGCCGGTGTCGAGGACTCGACCCAGATCCACTCCCACTTCTGCTACTCCGAGTTCCAGGACTTCTtccacgccatcgccgcgctGGATGCCGATGTCTTGTCCATCGAGAACAGCAAGTCGGACGCCAAGCTCCTCCGTGTcttcgaggagaaggccTACCCCCGCCACATCGGCCCTGGTGTCTACGACATCCACTCCCCCCGTGTGCCGTCCCTGGAGGAGATCAAGACTCGCATCGAGGAGATGCTCAACAACGGCCTCCGCCCCGAGCAGTTGTGGATCAACCCTGACTGCGGTCTCAAGACCCGCCAGTGGGCCGAGACCAAGGCTGCGCTGTCCAACAtggtcaacgccgccaagtTCTTCCGTGAGAAGTACGCCAACAAGGCCTAA
- a CDS encoding NADH:flavin oxidoreductase/NADH oxidase: MTGTANKAAPGVPFYTPAQEPPAGTPIDPSPAPTLFQPLRIRDVTLNNRIWVSPMCQYSAEDGHVADYHVVHLGQFALHGAALTVIEATAVEPRGRISPEDVGLWKDSQIAPLKRVADFIHSQNQAVGIQLAHAGRKGSLLAPWITEVHGKSLARESEGGWPDDCVAPSSIPYTKDWATPRELTVEEIQGLVKSFADAAKRAIEAGIDVIEIHAAHGYLFSEFLSPLSNKRTDQYGGSFENRTRFLLETIKAVRDVIPSGAPLFVRISATEWMEYAGNPSWTIEDSIKLAKLLPGLGVDLLDVSSGGNNEAAKIDISPYYQVSLAGRIREALEAEGKKLLIGAVGMISSGEMARSIVQAKKANREVNGEVNGQNATLEVDEEHGQVTHADAVFVGRQFLREPNFVYKIADEIGVKIKWANQYHRAPRRKQ; encoded by the exons ATGACCGGCACCGCCAACAAGGCCGCCCCAGGCGTGCCGTTTTACACCCCGGCTCAAGAGCCCCCCGCCGGCACCCCCAtcgacccctcccccgcgCCGACGCTCTTCCAACCACTCCGCATCCGCGACGTCACCCTCAACAACCGCATCTGGGTCTCGCCCATGTGCCAGtactcggccgaggacgggCACGTGGCCGACTACCATGTCGTGCACCTGGGCCAGTTCGCGCTGCACGGCGCCGCGCTGACCGTCATCGAGGCCACGGCCGTCGAGCCGCGGGGCCGCATCTcgcccgaggacgtcggGCTGTGGAAGGACTCCCAGATCGCGCCGCTGAAGCGGGTCGCGGACTTCATCCACTCGCAGAACCAGGCCGTGGGCATCCAGCTCGCGCACGCGGGGCGGAAGGGGAGCTTGTTGGCGCCGTGGATCACGGAGGTGCATGGCAAGTCGCTCGCGCGCGAGAGCGAGGGCGGGTGGCCGGACGACTGCGTTGCGCCGAGCTCCATCCCGTACACCAAGGACTGGGCCACGCCGCGGGAGCTGACCGTGGAGGAAATCCAGGGACTTGTGAAGAGCTTCGCCGACGCGGCCAAGAGGGcgatcgaggccggcatcgacgtgATTGAGATCCACGCCGCCCACGGGTATCTGTTCAGCGAATTCCTCTCCCCCTTGAGCAAC AAACGTACGGATCAGTACGGCGGCAGCTTCGAGAACCGCACGCGCTTCCTCTTGGAGACGATCAAGGCCGTGCGCGACGTCATCCCGTCCGGCGCGCCGCTCTTCGTCCGCATCTCGGCAACGGAGTGGATGGAGTACGCCGGCAATCCCTCCTGGACGATCGAGGACTCGATCAAGCTCGCCAAGCTCCTGCCCGGACTCGGCGTGGACCTGTTGGACGTTTCGTCGGGCGGCAACAACGAGGCGGCCAAGATCGACATCTCGCCGTACTACCAGGTCAGCCTCGCGGGCCGAATCCGCGAGGCgctggaggccgagggcaagaagctgCTCATCGGCGCTGTGGGCATGATCAGCAGCGGCGAGATGGCGCGAAGCATCGTccaggcgaagaaggcgaacAGGGAGGTGAACGGGGAGGTGAACGGGCAGAACGCGACGCtggaggtggacgaggagcaCGGGCAGGTGACGCACGCGGACGCGGTGTTTGTGGGGAGGCAGTTCCTGCGGGAGCCGAACTTTGTGTACAAGATTGCGGACGAGATCGGGGTGAAGATCAAGTGGGCTAATCAGTACCACcgggcgccgcggcggaaGCAATGA
- a CDS encoding Cytochrome P450: MEIQVGGSSLPGFILWPLATISLAIAGLLLVILYNLTLHPLRGYPGPKLWAATRIPYALMVVRGDPHKTILALHQRYDAEIIRISPNELSFQHPDSWKEIMGHRKGAGSLENERDPSVIDERGVDIISANRENHSRYRRILSHGFSAKSMQDQQPIIRGYIDLFVERLHALAAKGKAPVDMVAWYNYTTFDIIGDLAFGESFGCLDNSDYHPWVRVIFENIKMICMFNLARSFSFLAPLLKSFVPKDLVKKGMSHKALVHEKVERRMQLGTPRPDFAESMIKKGTEPLNREEMDENAGVLIIAGSETTATALSGATYLLTTNPDKLAKLVAEVRGSFASEDEIDILGTAKLEYLHAVLEESMRMYPPVPTALPRRTPPGGQEILGRWIPGNTTMGIPQWATYHNEKHFSRPFEFHPERWLGSDPAFAADRLDALKPFHMGPRNCLGMNLAYAEMRMMLARVIWNFDLELAAESRDWIDQECYILWSKPPLMVHLTPRKSG, translated from the exons ATGGAGATCCAAGTAGGGGGTTCAAGCCTCCCGGGCTTCATCCTGTGGCCACTGGCGACGATATCACTA gccatcgccggccttctcctcgtgATCCTCTACAACCTCaccctccaccccctccgCGGCTACCCGGGCCCCAAGCTCTGGGCCGCGACCCGCATCCCCTACGCCCTCATGGTCGTCCGCGGCGACCCGCACAAGACGatcctcgccctccaccAGCGCTACGACGCCGAAATCATCCGCATCTCCCCCAACGAGCTCTCCTTCCAGCACCCGGACTCCTGGAAGGAGATCATGGGCCACCGCAAGGGCGCCGGCTCCCTCGAGAACGAGAGGGACCCGAGCGTCATCGAcgagcgcggcgtcgacatcatcTCGGCCAACCGCGAGAACCACTCGCGCTACCGCCGCATCCTCTCCCACGGCTTCTCCGCCAAGAGCATGCAGGACCAGCAGCCCATCATCCGCGGCTACATCGACCTCTTCGTCGAGCGCCtccacgccctcgccgccaagggaAAGGCCCCCGTCGACATGGTGGCCTGGTACAACTACACCACCTTTGACATCATTGGCGACCTCGCCTTCGGCGAGTCCTTTGGCTGCCTCGACAACTCGGACTACCACCCCTGGGTGCGCGTCATCTTCGAGAACATCAAGATGATCTGCATGTTCAACCTCGCCCGCAGCTTCAGCTTCCTCGCGCCGCTGCTCAAGAGCTTCGTGCCCAAAGACCTTGTCAAGAAGGGCATGTCCCACAAGGCGCTCGTCCACGAAAAGGTCGAACGCAGGATGCAGCTCGGCACGCCGCGCCCCGACTTTGCCGAGTCCATGATAAAGAAGGGAACCGAA CCCCTAAACCGCGAGGAGATGGACGAAAACGCCGGcgtcctcatcatcgccggctcCGAAACGACGGCCACGGCGCTCTCGGGCGCGACCTACCTCCTGACGACCAACCCGGACAAGCTGGCcaagctcgtcgccgaggtccgcGGTAGCTTCGcgagcgaggacgagatcgacatcctcggcaccgccaaGCTCGAGTACCTccacgccgtcctcgaggagtCCATGCGGATGTACCCGCCCGTCCCGACCGCCCTGCCGCGGAGAACGCCGCCGGGCGGACAGGAGATTCTCGGCCGATGGATCCCCGGCAAC ACCACCATGGGCATCCCCCAATGGGCCACCTACCACAACGAGAAGCACTTCTCCAGGCCCTTCGAGTTCCACCCGGAGCGCTGGCTCGGCAGCGACCCGGCCTTCGCCGCGgaccgcctcgacgccctcaagCCCTTCCATATGGGGCCCCGCAACTGCCTCGGCATGAACCTCGCCTACGCCGAGATGCGCATGATGCTGGCCCGCGTCATCTGGAACTTCGATCTTGAGCTGGCGGCCGAGAGCCGCGACTGGATCGACCAAGAGTGCTACATCCTCTGGAGCAAGCCGCCGCTCATGGTCCACCTGACGCCGAGGAAGTCGGGGTGA
- a CDS encoding shikimate/quinate 5-dehydrogenase, producing MAFTVLSDANVKQLFQGFGPDDVALMSDVLTDAFLSYSVGQEAQYQPHRAAVVRPNGQTGLFMPATMEDGMSVKIVGLPPPSSASTDLRCVLTVCDGTGRAVGIINAEELTAFRTSLGSILLYRYRKRTENVVVFGAGKQALWHLRLALVLRGGDIRSITVVNRSRARASKLIERLGAMGKASGVGATDTVSFTIIEATPDSAPGDDRLRSAVEGSDVIFCTTPSTQRLFPAEWLTSERASAKTRYISAIGSYKLNMKELDPDFLRAVVDTPLGSFTSARGGSKDGVVFVDSREACFLEAGELVDAEIPAGKITEVGEFTHSLREADETEAELLRDWLGNGLIVYKSVGIGIMDLSLGKVILELAGKHKIGTTLSDF from the coding sequence ATGGCTTTCACCGTCTTGTCGGACGCAAACGTGAAGCAGCTCTTCCAGGGCTTCGGcccggacgacgtcgcgcTCATGTCCGACGTCCTCACCGACGCGTTCCTGTCGTACTCGGTCGGCCAGGAGGCGCAGTATCAGCCccaccgcgccgccgtcgtccgcccCAACGGCCAGACCGGCCTCTTCATGCCCGCCACCATGGAGGACGGCATGTCCGTCAAGATCGTCGGCCTCCCGCCCCCGTCTTCCGCGTCCACCGATCTCCGCTGCGTCCTCACCGTCTGCGACGGCACCGGCAGggccgtcggcatcatcaacgccgaggagctcaCGGCTTTCCGCACCTCGCTCGGCTCCATCCTGCTGTACCGCTACCGGAAGCGGACCGAGaatgtcgtcgtcttcggcgcgGGGAAGCAGGCCCTGTGGCACCTCAGGCTtgccctcgtcctccgcgGGGGCGACATCCGTAGCATCACCGTCGTCAACCGCTCGCGGGCGCGCGCGTCCAAGCTCATCGAGCGGCTCGGGGCCATGGGCAAGGCCAGCGGGGTGGGGGCCACCGACACCGTCTCGTtcaccatcatcgaggcGACCCCCGACAGCGCGCCGGGCGACGACCGCCTCCGCTCCGCCGTCGAGGGGAGCGACGTCATCTTCTGCACGACGCCGTCCACGCAACGCCTGTTCCCCGCCGAGTGGCTGACCTCCGAGCGCGCTTCCGCCAAGACCCGGTACATCTCGGCCATCGGGTCGTACAAGCTCAACATGAAGGAGCTCGACCCGGACTTCctccgcgccgtcgtcgacacgcCCCTCGGATCCTTCACCTCGGCCCGCGGGGGCAGcaaggacggcgtcgtcttcgtggACAGCCGCGAGGCCTGCTTCCTGGAGGCTGGGGAGCTGGTGGACGCCGAGATCCCCGCCGGGAAGATCACAGAGGTCGGGGAGTTTACCCACAGCCTCCGCGAGGCGGATGAAACGGAGGCGGAGTTGCTGCGCGACTGGCTGGGGAACGGGTTGATTGTCTACAAGAGCGTTGGGATTGGCATCATGGACCTCTCCTTGGGCAAGGTTATTTTGGAGCTGGCGGGAAAGCACAAGATTGGCACAACACTCTCGGACTTCTGA
- a CDS encoding Heterokaryon incompatibility protein — MARSMRRQVLAQGYGVVLTYAKWGSPNEDGATPSAAEPRRPDHVADAMDGNQASMAELQTAVQNLGYDGDCARPHLQDPKRQIRLFALQPGDPGSTIRGAFSIANLDDGPSYHCVSYVWGDALNTTDIVVGAEAFTVTTSLFSALCRIRSSRDTINLWADALCINQEDNEEKRLQVNMMFEIYSRCTSCFIWMGEIDTDREGLTVDTARVAFDFISLLITAGPEDPWPETLAAPESRLSVGRTLRALMECPWWSRVWTLQECVAPGAATVLWGPLSIPWASVLKAGRRILRGVSEGWEDHLNAINWEANFSAVAVPLLSLDEETKARDAECRIPALDLFWRYTQRQATDPRDRVYALLPWVGHALESVASSDYEVSYEELYGRVTADLIRFDRSLLPLMGRPPGEVPLEGPSWVLDWVRMEKGIAETADGLNFWVSNLFHDEFDACRGLPAMETSNLVSDDGRRLHLRGFCVDTVAMAAVPSTETLGDEDELGGYTAEPLVARWRRYMAADVLDLLARQEGSDRNTAMDKLLRLNQEIEEVLNGMMISEEKEDPGIEGLMLRDSWRGNWLACGKRDVFITSSVGFGLGPCSMRPGDEVWVLCEGRMPFLLRPVREEGDGGGELLTVPGRSGVYRLVGECYMHSVMEGQAVEEETARLRTITIC, encoded by the exons ATGGCCCGGAGCATGCGCCGCCAAGTCCTGGCCCAGGGCTACGGCGTCGTATTAACATACGCCAAGTGGGGATCGCCCAATGAGGACGGTG CAACACCGTCAGCCGCTGAACCTCGTAGACCGGACCACGTAGCGGATGCGATGGATGGGAACCAAGCCTCCATGGCAGAGCTGCAGACGGCTGTTCAGAACTTGG GATACGACGGAGACTGCGCTCGCCCACACCTGCAAGACCCGAAGCGGCAGATCCGCCTCTTTGCTCTCCAGCCCGGAGATCCTGGCAGCACTATTCGGGGTGCTTTCAGTATAgccaacctcgacgacgggccaTCTTACCACTGCGTCTCATACGTCTGGGGCGATGCCCTGAACACCACGGATATCGTTGTGGGCGCGGAGGCGTTCACCGTGACGACGTCCCTCTTCTCGGCTTTGTGCCGCATCAGATCCTCCCGGGACACCATCAACCTGTGGGCCGACGCACTCTGCATCAACCAGGAGGACAATGAAGAGAAACGCCTGCAGGTCAACATGATGTTCGAGATCTACAGCAGGTGCACCAGCTGCTTCATCTGGATGGGCGAAATCGACACGGACCGCGAGGGACTCACTGTTGACACCGCCCGGGTCGCTTTCGACTTCATCAGCCTCCTGATCACGGCCGGCCCTGAAGACCCTTGGCCAGAAACCCTCGCAGCTCCCGAGTCGCGCCTGTCGGTCGGCCGGACGCTGCGCGCCTTGATGGAGTGCCCGTGGTGGTCGCGGGTGTGGACGCTCCAAGAATGCGTCGCTCCCGGCGCGGCGACCGTTCTCTGGGGTCCGCTGTCGATCCCGTGGGCTTCCGTTCTGAAAGCCGGCAGAAGGATCCTGCGGGGCGTGTCCGAGGGCTGGGAGGACCATCTGAACGCCATCAACTGGGAGGCGAACTTCTCCGCCGTGGCGGTGCCCCTCCTCTCGCTGGACGAGGAAACCAAGGCGCGGGACGCCGAGTGCAGGATACCGGCCCTCGATCTCTTCTGGCGGTACACCCAGCGTCAAGCGACGGACCCGCGCGACAGGGTTTACGCCTTGCTTCCGTGGGTCGGGCATGCCCTGGAGAGCGTGGCGTCGAGCGACTACGAGGTGAGCTACGAGGAGCTCTACGGCCGCGTGACTGCGGATCTCATTCGGTTCGACCGGTCGCTGCTGCCCTTGATGGGACGCCCGCCGGGCGAGGTGCCGCTGGAAGGGCCGTCTTGGGTGCTGGACTGGGTGCGGATGGAGAAGGGCATCGCGGAGACCGCCGACGGACTGAATTTCTGGGTCTCCAACCTCTTCCACGACGAGTTCGATGCCTGCCGCGGCCTCCCCGCGATGGAAACGAGCAATCTGGTTTCGGACgatggccgccgtcttcacctGCGCGGCTTCTGCGTGGACACGGTCGCCATGGCGGCCGTTCCGTCGACGGAGACCTTGGGAGACGAAGATGAGCTTGGCGGGTACACTGCCGAGCCTTTGGTGGCGCGTTGGAGACGATATATGGCAGCCGATGTTCTGGACCTCCTGGCCCGGCAGGAAGGGTCAGATCGGAACACGGCGATGGACAAGCTGCTGCGTCTGAACCAAGAGATCGAGGAGGTCTTGAACGGCATGATGATATccgaagaaaaggaagacCCGGGCATCGAAGGTCTCATGCTGAGGGACAGCTGGAGAGGAAACTGGCTGGCTTGCGGCAAGCGGGACGTGTTCATCACGAGCTCCGTCGGTTTCGGACTGGGTCCCTGCAGCATGAGACCGGGGGACGAGGTCTGGGTTCTCTGCGAGGGGAGGATGCCGTTCTTGCTGAGGCCGGtccgggaggagggggatgggggtgGTGAGTTGTTGACGGTGCCTGGACGATCCGGTGTTTACCGACTGGTGGGCGAGTGCTACATGCACAGCGTGATGGAAGGCCAAGCGGTGGAGGAAGAAACGGCTCGTTTGCGGACGATAACCATATGCTGA